The following proteins are co-located in the Spirosoma montaniterrae genome:
- a CDS encoding GNAT family N-acetyltransferase — MDTPVTLQTQRLRLRPWLPADAEPFARMNADPEVMAHYPTRLTRAQSDEQMNRLARHITETGWGLWAVEVIDIEPFIGYCGLWPATFDAPFTPAIEIGWRIARPFWGKSYAFEAAEAAMNFGFETLGLAEIVSFTTPANVRSQRLMERLGMSRNPADDFDHPRLPVGHPMRPHVLYRKSRDLS, encoded by the coding sequence ATGGATACACCCGTTACGCTCCAAACCCAGCGGTTGCGGCTGCGCCCGTGGCTACCTGCCGACGCCGAACCATTTGCCCGCATGAACGCCGACCCGGAGGTGATGGCCCACTACCCTACCCGACTGACCCGCGCCCAAAGCGATGAGCAGATGAACCGGCTGGCCCGGCACATCACCGAAACCGGCTGGGGACTTTGGGCCGTTGAAGTCATTGACATTGAGCCGTTTATTGGCTATTGCGGCTTGTGGCCCGCAACATTCGACGCGCCTTTTACACCGGCCATTGAAATTGGCTGGCGCATAGCCCGGCCCTTCTGGGGAAAAAGCTACGCGTTTGAAGCAGCCGAAGCCGCCATGAATTTTGGCTTTGAAACGTTGGGCTTAGCCGAAATTGTGTCGTTCACCACTCCGGCTAATGTGCGTTCGCAACGGCTTATGGAGCGGCTTGGCATGAGCCGCAACCCCGCCGACGATTTTGACCATCCGCGCCTGCCTGTCGGCCACCCGATGCGCCCGCACGTGCTGTACCGCAAAAGCCGTGACTTATCATAA
- the alaS gene encoding alanine--tRNA ligase produces MTSHEIRRQFLDFFRSKQHLIVPSAPLVAKNDPTLMFNNSGMAQFKDFFLGNGTPPAPRVADTQKCLRVSGKHNDLEDVGFDTYHHTMFEMLGNWSFGDYFKKEALTWSWELLTEVYKLPKDRIYVSVFKGDERDGVPFDQESWDLWKGIIGDESRIILGNKKDNFWEMGDTGPCGPCSEIHIDLRSADEVAQKPGKELVNADHPQVVEIWNNVFMQFNRKADGSLEELPARHVDTGMGFERLCMAIQGKQSNYDTDVFSGTIHVIEELSGQKYTRGTDKSDVAMRVIADHIRAVSFAIADGLVPSNAKAGYVIRRILRRAIRYGYSYLGLTEPFMTKLVPTLAMQFADVFSELNAQRDFVATVIREEEISFLRTLGTGLGRLDQIIGQLTTEGESEIPGATVFELNDTFGFPADLTALIAREKGLSIDQAGFEKALAEQKARSRKDATSSAGDWVEVNESDSQAGFVGYDQTEVETQILKYRKIQNKQGTQYQLVLAETPFYAESGGQIGDTGTLTLSKAGTPLCVLEVIDTRKENDLSVHIVENVSGIDDLLTDADSVYATIDTTRRNLTSSNHSATHLLHAALREVLGTHVAQKGSYVGPDALRFDFSHFQKVDDAQLAEIERIVNEKIREDIKLDEKRNVPIEQAKNMGATALFGEKYGDFVRVITFDPTYSVELCGGTHVPATGHIGLFKFTGEGSVSTGIRRVEGKTSVGAEQLVNEQMAVVSELKELLKAPKDVVKAVQTLLEERSALQKQVEALQNEKVQQLKGQLLEKVEVVNRNGGPGHARLVERVDVPNADALKQLAYDLKAKVDNLALVLGADINGKPQLAVMLPDSLIQSRNLNAGQVVKELAKNIKGGGGGQPFFATAGGSDASGLDAALAQGKELLG; encoded by the coding sequence ATGACTTCCCACGAAATACGTCGGCAATTTCTCGACTTCTTCCGTTCCAAACAGCACCTGATTGTGCCATCGGCTCCGCTCGTTGCCAAAAACGACCCGACGCTGATGTTCAACAATTCAGGCATGGCGCAGTTTAAAGACTTTTTTCTTGGCAATGGCACACCACCCGCGCCCCGCGTGGCCGACACGCAGAAATGCCTGCGCGTATCGGGTAAGCATAACGATCTCGAAGACGTGGGTTTCGACACCTATCACCACACCATGTTCGAGATGCTGGGCAACTGGTCGTTCGGTGATTATTTCAAGAAAGAAGCCCTCACCTGGTCGTGGGAGTTGCTGACGGAAGTCTACAAACTTCCGAAAGACCGCATCTACGTATCGGTGTTCAAAGGCGATGAGCGCGACGGGGTGCCGTTCGATCAGGAGTCGTGGGATTTGTGGAAAGGCATCATTGGTGATGAGAGCCGGATTATTCTGGGCAACAAAAAAGATAATTTCTGGGAAATGGGCGACACGGGTCCGTGTGGGCCGTGTTCCGAAATCCATATCGACCTGCGCTCGGCAGACGAAGTAGCGCAGAAACCGGGCAAAGAACTCGTGAACGCCGACCATCCGCAGGTGGTTGAAATCTGGAACAACGTGTTCATGCAGTTCAATCGCAAAGCCGATGGTTCGTTGGAAGAACTACCCGCCCGGCACGTCGACACGGGCATGGGTTTCGAGCGGCTTTGTATGGCAATACAGGGCAAGCAAAGCAACTACGACACCGACGTGTTCAGCGGTACGATTCACGTAATCGAAGAACTGTCGGGCCAAAAATACACGCGTGGAACCGACAAGTCGGACGTGGCGATGCGCGTGATTGCCGATCACATCCGGGCCGTGAGTTTCGCTATTGCCGACGGATTGGTGCCGAGCAACGCCAAAGCGGGCTACGTGATTCGGCGGATTCTGCGCCGGGCCATCCGGTACGGCTACTCGTATCTCGGTCTGACCGAGCCGTTTATGACCAAACTCGTGCCAACGCTGGCGATGCAGTTTGCCGACGTATTCTCCGAATTGAACGCCCAGCGCGATTTTGTGGCTACCGTAATTCGGGAAGAAGAAATTTCGTTCCTGCGCACGTTGGGTACGGGATTGGGTCGTTTAGACCAGATTATTGGTCAACTCACAACGGAAGGTGAAAGCGAGATTCCCGGCGCAACGGTGTTCGAGTTAAACGACACCTTCGGTTTTCCCGCCGACCTGACCGCGCTCATCGCCCGCGAAAAAGGACTGAGCATCGATCAGGCCGGTTTCGAGAAAGCATTGGCCGAGCAGAAAGCCCGTTCGCGCAAAGACGCCACGTCGTCGGCAGGTGATTGGGTGGAAGTCAATGAATCTGACAGCCAAGCTGGCTTTGTTGGCTATGACCAGACAGAGGTAGAAACCCAGATCCTGAAATACCGAAAAATACAGAACAAACAGGGAACGCAGTATCAGCTTGTGCTGGCCGAAACGCCGTTTTATGCTGAATCAGGTGGGCAGATTGGCGATACGGGTACGTTGACATTGAGCAAGGCCGGAACGCCCCTGTGTGTGCTTGAAGTAATTGATACGAGGAAAGAAAACGACCTGAGCGTTCATATTGTTGAGAATGTATCCGGCATCGACGACTTGCTGACTGATGCTGATTCGGTCTACGCCACTATTGACACCACTCGCCGAAACCTGACCTCCAGCAACCACTCGGCTACGCACCTGCTACATGCTGCCCTGCGCGAGGTGCTGGGAACGCACGTAGCTCAGAAAGGCTCATACGTCGGACCCGACGCGCTCCGGTTCGACTTCTCGCATTTCCAGAAAGTAGACGACGCGCAATTAGCTGAAATCGAGCGGATTGTGAATGAGAAAATCCGCGAAGACATCAAATTAGATGAGAAACGGAACGTACCCATCGAACAGGCCAAAAACATGGGAGCCACGGCCCTGTTCGGCGAGAAATACGGCGATTTTGTTCGTGTCATTACGTTCGACCCAACGTACTCGGTCGAACTTTGTGGCGGTACGCACGTGCCGGCAACGGGCCATATCGGGCTGTTCAAATTCACGGGTGAAGGCTCGGTGTCAACGGGCATTCGGCGGGTAGAGGGCAAAACGTCGGTAGGAGCCGAGCAGTTGGTGAACGAGCAAATGGCCGTTGTCAGCGAACTGAAAGAGTTGCTAAAAGCTCCCAAAGACGTGGTGAAAGCCGTACAGACCTTGCTGGAAGAACGTAGCGCACTGCAAAAGCAGGTCGAAGCGTTGCAGAACGAGAAAGTGCAGCAACTAAAAGGGCAGTTGCTCGAAAAAGTAGAAGTTGTAAACCGCAACGGCGGACCGGGGCATGCCCGTTTGGTTGAGCGCGTAGACGTGCCCAACGCCGACGCGCTGAAGCAGTTGGCCTACGACCTGAAAGCCAAAGTCGATAACCTCGCGCTGGTGCTGGGTGCCGACATTAACGGCAAGCCGCAACTCGCCGTGATGCTGCCCGATTCGCTGATTCAGAGTAGAAACCTCAATGCCGGGCAGGTGGTAAAAGAACTCGCCAAAAACATCAAAGGCGGTGGCGGTGGGCAACCCTTCTTCGCTACGGCGGGCGGCTCCGATGCGTCGGGGCTTGATGCCGCGCTGGCACAGGGCAAAGAACTGCTGGGGTGA
- a CDS encoding cytochrome c peroxidase, which translates to MQQSLKLLLAILVTTTLFVALAGMASRWSRPVLAPVEQTKARFWQDLQTLDSLTNRVLLPLAERSTSTDSLQRAFLACRTAYKRIEPFAEYYFPTTTRLVNGPPLPEIEVEETKLFEPGGLQVIEEFLYPTFDPAGRDELVREVRKLKRELKRYGGLWEATELTDAHVFDALRLAVFRSISLGISGFDTPLSRTAIPEAATLLTSVQAYLAPYVSEKPAFASLQTLLAGAGTYLRQHPDFDSFDRAHFITTYANPLSTQLLDYQKQLGILPFTDKRPLRPDAPTLFAANVFDPDAYATTLDARRNPAKVALGKRLFYDPVLSANGQRSCASCHQPDKAFTDGLVKNKTLTGQGLIGRNTPTLLNAALQAGQFYDLRTSSLEGQVFDVVHNTSEMRGSMERAAQELQRSPDYVDLFKKAFPTAQGAIASTHIQNALAAYERTLTSFDSRFDRYMQGEKTALSAEEIHGFNLFMGKAKCGICHFMPLFNGTVPPAYTDSESEVIGTPATASNRQLDPDLGRYAHTKLDPLKYAFKTPTVRNIARTAPYMHNGVYQTLEQVVDFYNQGGGNGFGFGLDNQTLPEDKLNLSGSEKKALVAFMKAL; encoded by the coding sequence ATGCAACAATCCCTAAAATTGTTACTGGCGATTTTGGTGACAACTACCCTGTTTGTTGCACTGGCCGGGATGGCTTCGCGCTGGAGTCGCCCCGTTCTGGCACCCGTCGAGCAGACCAAAGCCCGGTTTTGGCAAGACCTGCAAACGCTCGATTCGCTGACGAATCGGGTGTTGCTGCCCCTTGCCGAGCGTAGCACGTCGACCGACTCGCTGCAACGGGCGTTTCTGGCCTGCCGAACGGCTTACAAACGCATCGAGCCGTTTGCTGAGTACTACTTCCCGACCACCACGCGCTTAGTGAACGGCCCGCCACTGCCCGAAATCGAGGTAGAAGAAACCAAGCTGTTTGAACCGGGCGGACTTCAGGTAATCGAAGAGTTTTTATACCCAACGTTCGACCCCGCCGGGCGCGACGAACTGGTGCGCGAGGTCCGAAAACTGAAACGCGAACTCAAACGGTACGGCGGTCTCTGGGAAGCCACCGAACTGACCGATGCCCATGTATTCGACGCGCTTCGGCTGGCCGTATTTCGCTCCATCTCGCTCGGTATCAGTGGATTCGATACGCCCCTCTCGCGCACGGCCATCCCAGAAGCAGCTACGTTGCTGACATCGGTACAGGCTTATCTGGCTCCGTATGTGTCAGAAAAACCCGCGTTCGCGTCGTTGCAAACGTTGCTGGCCGGGGCCGGGACGTACCTGCGTCAACATCCGGATTTCGACAGTTTCGACCGGGCGCACTTCATCACCACCTACGCTAATCCGCTATCGACACAGCTACTCGACTATCAGAAACAGCTTGGTATTCTGCCCTTTACCGACAAACGACCGCTGCGCCCCGACGCGCCCACACTTTTTGCGGCCAACGTGTTCGACCCCGATGCCTACGCGACAACGCTCGATGCCCGCCGAAACCCGGCTAAAGTAGCACTGGGCAAACGGTTATTCTATGACCCGGTATTGTCGGCCAATGGGCAACGGTCGTGTGCGAGTTGCCATCAGCCCGACAAGGCATTTACCGACGGATTGGTTAAAAACAAAACCCTGACCGGGCAGGGCCTGATTGGGCGCAATACCCCCACGTTGCTCAACGCGGCTCTGCAAGCCGGACAGTTTTACGACCTGCGGACATCGTCGCTCGAAGGGCAGGTATTCGACGTAGTTCACAACACGTCGGAGATGCGCGGATCGATGGAGCGGGCGGCTCAGGAACTACAACGCAGCCCCGACTATGTAGATTTGTTCAAAAAAGCGTTTCCAACGGCGCAGGGAGCCATTGCTTCCACACACATTCAGAATGCACTGGCGGCTTACGAACGCACCTTAACGTCGTTCGATTCGCGTTTTGACCGGTATATGCAGGGTGAAAAAACGGCATTGTCGGCAGAGGAGATTCATGGGTTCAACCTGTTTATGGGGAAGGCCAAATGCGGTATCTGCCACTTCATGCCACTCTTCAACGGCACGGTGCCGCCCGCCTACACCGACAGCGAATCGGAAGTCATCGGCACACCCGCCACCGCCAGCAATCGGCAACTTGACCCCGACCTGGGCCGCTACGCCCACACCAAACTCGATCCGCTGAAGTATGCTTTCAAAACACCAACTGTGCGCAACATAGCCCGCACGGCTCCGTACATGCACAACGGCGTGTATCAAACGCTCGAACAGGTGGTTGATTTCTACAATCAGGGCGGGGGCAACGGCTTCGGTTTCGGTCTTGATAATCAGACGCTTCCCGAAGACAAGCTGAATCTTTCGGGTTCGGAGAAAAAAGCGTTGGTAGCGTTTATGAAGGCGTTGTAA
- a CDS encoding glutamate racemase, with product MVENQPIGVFDSGYGGLTVLREIVQKLPQYDYVYLGDNARTPYGTRSFETVYHYTLECVRHLFDRGCRLVILACNTASAKALRNIQQLDLPTLAPGLDGPGLDGPNRRVLGVIRPTTEVIGNYTKTGQVGILATRGTVSSESYVVEIEKFFPELRVFQEACPMWVPLVENGEYDRPGADYFVRQHLDRLLAQSPDIDTLLLACTHYPLLVNKIRQYVPAETTILSQGGIVADSLADYLLRHPEIERQCSQHGQRTFLTTDSTADFDRQATVFYGEAVRSDMLVL from the coding sequence ATGGTCGAAAACCAACCAATCGGCGTTTTTGACTCTGGTTACGGCGGGTTAACGGTGCTGCGTGAGATTGTACAGAAACTGCCGCAGTACGATTACGTGTACCTCGGCGACAACGCCCGAACGCCCTACGGCACCCGCTCCTTCGAGACCGTGTACCACTACACGCTCGAATGTGTCCGGCATTTGTTCGACCGGGGCTGTCGGCTCGTGATTCTGGCCTGCAACACGGCGTCGGCTAAAGCCCTGCGTAATATTCAGCAACTCGATTTGCCAACGCTTGCTCCCGGACTGGATGGTCCCGGACTCGACGGTCCGAACCGGCGCGTGTTGGGCGTAATTCGACCTACGACCGAGGTAATTGGCAATTATACCAAAACCGGGCAGGTTGGCATTCTGGCAACGCGCGGTACGGTTTCGTCGGAGTCGTATGTAGTTGAGATTGAGAAGTTTTTTCCCGAACTGCGCGTGTTTCAGGAAGCCTGCCCGATGTGGGTGCCATTGGTCGAAAATGGCGAGTACGACCGGCCCGGTGCCGATTATTTCGTGCGTCAACACCTCGACCGGCTGCTGGCGCAATCGCCTGACATCGACACGCTGCTATTGGCTTGTACGCACTATCCGCTGTTAGTCAATAAGATACGGCAGTATGTTCCGGCAGAAACAACCATTCTCAGTCAGGGCGGTATTGTGGCCGATAGTTTGGCTGATTATCTGCTGCGCCATCCTGAAATCGAGCGGCAGTGCAGCCAACACGGGCAGCGCACCTTCCTGACAACCGATTCAACCGCCGACTTTGACCGGCAGGCGACCGTGTTCTACGGCGAAGCCGTGCGGTCTGACATGCTGGTATTATGA
- the dprA gene encoding DNA-processing protein DprA, whose product MTASSQSAVALTLVPGLGSILIRQLVSYCGSPDEVFRSPLGKLLKVPGIGEVTARAILKSDTQNQAEQVLKRLDTLGASALFYTDKNYPARLKTLYDAPALLYFQGSGNLNAPRTIGLVGTRQATEYGRRVTNEIIEALAPYSVSVISGLAYGIDIAAHRASLAHVLPTIGVMASGLDIIYPNVHYKTAQEMLVLGGLLTESIPGTKPDAHLFPARNRIIAGLSDAIVVVEAAAKGGALITAEYANNYHREVFAVPGQLTQAFSAGCNKLIRENKAQIYTSPHDLIETLNWDTPIDQPTRKNQAPPLPSDLTDDESQILALLRQATDWHIDDISWKSQIPMGRLASLLLNLEFRGFVRSLPGKKYAAVYV is encoded by the coding sequence GTGACTGCATCTTCTCAATCTGCCGTTGCCCTGACGCTTGTTCCTGGTCTGGGTAGTATTCTTATCCGCCAATTAGTTAGCTATTGCGGCTCACCCGACGAAGTGTTTCGGTCGCCGTTGGGCAAGTTGCTGAAAGTGCCGGGCATTGGCGAGGTTACGGCCCGCGCCATCCTCAAATCCGACACCCAGAATCAGGCCGAACAGGTTTTAAAACGGTTGGATACGCTCGGCGCATCGGCTCTGTTTTATACCGACAAAAACTATCCGGCCCGGCTCAAAACCCTTTACGATGCCCCTGCCCTGCTCTATTTTCAGGGGTCGGGCAACCTCAATGCTCCGCGCACTATTGGACTGGTAGGCACCCGGCAGGCCACCGAATACGGTCGGCGCGTTACAAACGAGATCATCGAAGCACTTGCCCCCTACAGCGTGTCGGTCATTAGCGGGCTGGCTTATGGCATCGACATTGCCGCCCACCGCGCCAGTTTGGCCCATGTGCTGCCCACCATTGGCGTGATGGCAAGCGGGCTTGACATTATTTATCCGAACGTGCACTATAAAACGGCGCAGGAAATGCTGGTACTCGGTGGTTTGCTAACCGAGAGCATTCCCGGCACCAAACCCGACGCGCACCTGTTTCCGGCCCGAAATCGCATTATCGCGGGCCTGAGCGATGCCATTGTGGTGGTCGAAGCAGCCGCAAAAGGCGGGGCACTCATCACCGCCGAATACGCCAACAACTACCACCGCGAGGTGTTCGCCGTGCCGGGCCAACTGACGCAGGCATTTTCGGCAGGCTGCAACAAACTGATTCGCGAGAACAAAGCGCAGATTTACACCAGCCCGCATGACCTGATCGAAACCCTGAACTGGGATACGCCCATTGACCAGCCAACCCGGAAAAATCAGGCACCACCCCTACCCTCCGACCTGACCGACGACGAAAGTCAGATATTGGCACTGTTGCGGCAGGCTACCGACTGGCACATTGACGACATTAGCTGGAAAAGCCAGATTCCGATGGGTCGGCTGGCGTCGCTGCTGCTTAATTTAGAATTTCGGGGGTTTGTGCGGTCACTACCGGGAAAGAAATATGCTGCTGTATATGTGTAA
- a CDS encoding class I SAM-dependent methyltransferase encodes MQETYHDYVISNGQFVGKFEEMYQKFDQPWMQDRQPNPYSRQAGIFHLQKYGIRSVLECGSGLGYYAEAIYQQTGIIPEGIEISPTAVEKAKTLFPHLRFNVDTVQNLANYKHLDAILFAEITWYILPDLNDLFARMKEHFAGKYFIHNLVFYKGSQKYGTDYFTNLQEFITYVPFTLLGYCEATTEQDSTIETSTIFKIE; translated from the coding sequence ATGCAGGAAACCTATCACGACTACGTCATCAGCAATGGTCAGTTCGTCGGCAAATTCGAGGAAATGTACCAGAAATTCGATCAGCCCTGGATGCAGGACCGTCAACCGAACCCCTATTCGCGGCAGGCAGGAATTTTTCACCTTCAGAAGTATGGCATTCGGTCGGTGCTGGAATGCGGCAGCGGGCTGGGCTATTACGCCGAAGCCATTTACCAGCAAACGGGCATCATTCCCGAAGGCATCGAAATATCGCCTACCGCCGTTGAAAAGGCCAAAACACTATTTCCGCACCTGCGTTTCAACGTCGATACGGTGCAGAATCTGGCGAACTATAAACACCTCGATGCCATTCTGTTTGCTGAGATAACCTGGTACATCTTGCCCGACCTAAACGATTTGTTCGCCCGTATGAAAGAACATTTCGCGGGTAAATACTTCATTCACAATCTTGTGTTTTACAAAGGCTCACAGAAATACGGCACTGATTATTTTACAAACCTTCAGGAGTTTATTACCTACGTACCCTTTACACTATTAGGTTACTGTGAGGCCACCACTGAACAGGATTCCACGATTGAAACATCTACTATTTTTAAGATCGAGTAA
- a CDS encoding alkaline phosphatase PhoX, protein MRTNKLLLSSTALLSLFMAVACNTEENPTTTPTSPVVFKDYSVNPSLVKTLPGFENLQVNTLISSDDKLAGSPDFIFGAQPDGAALMKDPAGDGYILINNHEIHRAVSRVYLDKTFQPTKGEYIVDGEGGQWRLCSATLATPAEHGFGPVFLTAGESGAESLVHAISPTGPADKKNKDRVLPALGRASMENAVPLPKDAFPGKTVIIIGEDDGNGQLLAYVSNTVGDLQNGKLYFLRTKNQDPIETNLKVGQTYDVEFVEVDNVKTSTGVQIAAQSVTKKAIQFARVEDIDYRKGSAAAAREVYFTATGVSENDKKTPVAGKTMWGRVYKLVMDAANPLTGKLTPVIDGGVNPGNSIVNPDNLCVTDNFVYIQEDGDSFYLDTKHDGRIWQFNIATNENKPMIEMNHRRGDATFEAKYNSVNSKNLSSWEYGAMFDISDLVGTPNTFLVNLHPHTWQEDKFKDADGSKVSGNREGGQVVIVRGIAK, encoded by the coding sequence ATGCGAACGAACAAACTTTTACTGTCCTCTACTGCATTGCTCTCGCTGTTCATGGCGGTAGCCTGTAACACCGAAGAGAACCCAACGACTACGCCTACATCGCCGGTTGTATTCAAAGACTATTCGGTGAACCCGTCGCTGGTGAAAACGCTGCCCGGTTTCGAGAATCTCCAGGTCAACACGCTTATTAGCTCAGACGACAAACTGGCTGGTTCGCCCGATTTTATCTTCGGTGCACAGCCCGACGGTGCGGCTCTTATGAAAGACCCTGCTGGTGATGGCTATATTCTGATCAACAACCACGAGATTCACCGGGCCGTGTCGCGGGTGTACCTCGACAAAACATTCCAGCCCACCAAAGGTGAATACATCGTTGATGGCGAGGGTGGTCAGTGGCGGTTATGTTCGGCAACGCTGGCTACGCCCGCCGAGCATGGTTTCGGTCCGGTGTTTCTGACGGCGGGCGAGAGCGGTGCCGAATCATTAGTACACGCCATTAGCCCGACCGGCCCTGCCGACAAGAAAAACAAAGACCGCGTACTGCCTGCACTGGGCCGGGCGTCGATGGAGAACGCTGTGCCACTGCCGAAAGACGCATTCCCCGGCAAAACGGTGATCATCATTGGTGAAGACGACGGTAACGGCCAATTATTGGCTTATGTATCGAACACGGTAGGTGATCTGCAAAACGGTAAGCTCTACTTCCTGCGCACGAAAAACCAGGACCCTATCGAGACAAATCTGAAAGTAGGTCAAACTTATGATGTAGAGTTTGTGGAGGTCGACAACGTAAAAACTTCGACCGGCGTACAGATTGCCGCTCAGTCGGTAACGAAGAAGGCCATTCAGTTTGCCCGTGTTGAAGACATCGACTATCGCAAAGGCAGTGCTGCGGCTGCCCGCGAGGTGTATTTCACCGCTACGGGGGTGAGCGAGAATGACAAAAAGACGCCGGTAGCCGGTAAAACGATGTGGGGCCGGGTGTACAAACTCGTGATGGATGCTGCCAACCCGCTGACGGGTAAACTGACGCCCGTTATCGACGGGGGCGTAAATCCAGGCAACAGCATCGTGAACCCCGATAACCTCTGCGTAACGGACAACTTCGTGTATATTCAGGAAGACGGCGATTCGTTCTACTTAGATACCAAGCACGATGGCCGCATCTGGCAGTTCAACATCGCTACAAACGAGAACAAGCCAATGATCGAAATGAATCACCGCCGGGGTGATGCTACGTTTGAAGCCAAGTATAACTCAGTGAACTCGAAGAACCTGAGTTCGTGGGAATACGGTGCCATGTTCGACATTTCGGACCTCGTTGGTACGCCCAACACGTTTTTGGTAAACCTGCACCCCCACACCTGGCAGGAAGATAAGTTTAAAGACGCTGATGGCTCGAAAGTGTCGGGCAATCGTGAAGGCGGTCAGGTTGTGATTGTGCGCGGCATTGCCAAGTAA
- a CDS encoding MerR family transcriptional regulator yields MRGKITPKLAFIQAVGEVCRMEGGGKLYYGIKEVAELFGINASKLRFYEKEFPTLQPKKNRSGDRVYTPADIEHLREILDLTQNKGYTLPGAREYLKTRDAARRENARYIAKLKQIKTFLEQIRDGL; encoded by the coding sequence TTGAGGGGCAAAATTACGCCAAAACTTGCGTTTATTCAGGCGGTTGGGGAAGTTTGTCGGATGGAAGGCGGAGGAAAACTGTATTACGGCATTAAGGAAGTGGCCGAGTTGTTCGGCATCAACGCATCGAAACTGCGCTTCTACGAGAAGGAGTTTCCGACGCTTCAACCCAAAAAAAACCGCTCTGGCGACCGCGTGTACACGCCCGCCGACATCGAACACCTGCGCGAAATTTTAGACCTGACGCAGAACAAAGGCTACACGCTACCCGGTGCCCGCGAATACCTGAAAACCCGCGATGCCGCCCGACGCGAAAACGCCCGCTACATCGCCAAACTCAAACAAATCAAAACGTTTCTGGAGCAAATTCGCGATGGCCTGTAA